One region of Gammaproteobacteria bacterium genomic DNA includes:
- a CDS encoding 3-deoxy-7-phosphoheptulonate synthase translates to MILILQPNTDQNGSEFKSLMSYLKAIPDIDARIHMVKGVQQTLTEIYLVGNTSPLTIEEMTSLPTVERVIRVSEEYRVLGRHRDERRATSFEYNGVTFSQDNLNIFAGLCAVDNRENVETMMKALQENGQVCTRMGAYKPRTNPYSFQGHGKECLPWVFELAGKYGIKVVAMEITSDEHLEEINQALARSGRPTGVLLQIGTRNTQNFELLKAVGRQTEYPVLLKRGFGITLEESLNAAEYLASEGNSKVIFALRGMKTNMGDPHRNLVDFSHVPVIKRLTRMPVCIDPSHSVGTRASSPDGILDVFHATAQGIIAGANMVLVDFHPHPDKALVDGPQALHMRELPYFLEDVAIVRQAYERRVSLTERFHKEWEN, encoded by the coding sequence ATGATTCTCATTCTCCAGCCGAACACCGATCAAAATGGTAGCGAATTCAAAAGCCTGATGAGTTATTTGAAGGCAATACCTGATATAGACGCCCGCATTCATATGGTTAAAGGCGTCCAGCAGACCCTCACCGAAATCTATCTGGTGGGTAATACTTCGCCCTTGACGATTGAGGAAATGACCTCGCTGCCCACGGTAGAACGCGTTATTCGCGTGTCCGAAGAATATCGCGTGCTGGGTCGACATCGTGATGAACGCCGCGCCACCTCATTCGAATATAACGGGGTGACTTTTAGCCAGGATAATCTAAATATTTTTGCCGGGCTGTGTGCCGTGGATAATCGCGAAAATGTCGAAACCATGATGAAGGCCTTGCAGGAAAATGGACAGGTATGTACGCGTATGGGTGCGTATAAACCGCGTACCAATCCCTACTCGTTTCAGGGCCACGGTAAGGAATGCTTACCCTGGGTATTCGAGCTTGCCGGAAAATATGGTATCAAGGTCGTTGCCATGGAGATCACCTCCGACGAACACCTGGAAGAAATAAATCAGGCCCTGGCGAGAAGTGGGCGCCCCACTGGCGTCTTGCTGCAGATTGGCACCCGTAACACCCAGAATTTTGAATTATTGAAGGCGGTAGGCCGCCAGACTGAATATCCCGTGCTGTTGAAACGTGGCTTTGGCATCACCCTGGAGGAGTCACTCAACGCCGCCGAGTATCTTGCCAGTGAGGGAAATAGCAAAGTGATCTTTGCCCTGCGGGGAATGAAGACCAATATGGGCGACCCCCATCGGAATCTGGTCGATTTTAGCCATGTACCGGTCATAAAACGCCTTACACGCATGCCCGTGTGCATCGACCCATCCCATTCGGTTGGCACCAGAGCGTCTTCCCCGGATGGCATTCTGGATGTATTCCATGCCACCGCCCAAGGCATCATCGCTGGCGCCAATATGGTGTTGGTGGATTTCCACCCCCATCCTGACAAGGCACTGGTAGACGGCCCACAGGCCTTACATATGCGGGAGTTACCTTACTTTCTGGAAGATGTCGCGATCGTGCGCCAAGCTTATGAAAGGAGAGTCAGCCTGACCGAGCGTTTCCACAAGGAATGGGAAAATTAA
- a CDS encoding cold-shock protein, translating to MNIGTVKWFNRTKGYGLISPRDGGKDVFVFYPTIETDGHQTLEFGQTVRYESVDCLHGERTVRVVPVN from the coding sequence ATGAACATTGGAACTGTAAAATGGTTTAATCGGACTAAAGGTTACGGTCTGATCAGTCCCAGAGATGGTGGTAAAGACGTATTTGTGTTTTATCCCACCATCGAAACAGACGGACACCAAACACTCGAATTCGGACAGACTGTTCGATATGAATCGGTAGATTGTCTACATGGAGAACGCACGGTACGTGTTGTTCCTGTCAACTAG
- a CDS encoding carbon-nitrogen hydrolase — translation MSNNTLKVALLQHTCVADKSANLDKTLSLLTEAARQGAQLVVFQELHSSLYFCQTEDVDHFDLAEPIPGPGSERIAAAAKQHNVVVVSSLFEKRAAGLYHNTAVVFERDGSIAGTYRKMHIPDDPGFYEKFYFTPGDLGFTPIKTSVGKLGVLVCWDQWYPEAARLMAMSGAELLIYPTAIGWDPRDTNDEKQRQLEAWVTVQRGHAIANGVPVLSCNRTGHENDPSGQSNGIQFWGNSFIAGPQGEFVTHASEDKEEILYADIDMQRTEDVRRIWPFLRDRRIDNYFDLVRRYID, via the coding sequence ATGAGCAACAACACGCTCAAAGTCGCATTATTGCAGCACACTTGTGTTGCAGATAAATCTGCAAATCTCGATAAGACGCTCTCCTTGCTGACTGAGGCCGCCAGGCAAGGAGCACAGCTAGTCGTGTTCCAGGAACTGCACAGCAGCCTGTATTTTTGTCAGACAGAGGACGTCGATCATTTCGATTTGGCCGAGCCGATTCCAGGCCCGGGTAGTGAACGTATCGCGGCAGCGGCCAAGCAACACAATGTTGTGGTAGTAAGCTCACTATTTGAAAAACGCGCGGCAGGTTTGTATCACAATACGGCTGTGGTTTTTGAACGTGATGGCAGTATTGCTGGCACCTATCGCAAAATGCACATCCCAGACGATCCCGGGTTTTATGAAAAGTTTTATTTCACTCCCGGCGATCTTGGCTTCACGCCGATCAAGACCTCAGTAGGCAAACTCGGCGTGTTAGTGTGCTGGGATCAGTGGTATCCCGAGGCAGCACGCTTAATGGCCATGTCAGGGGCCGAGCTACTTATTTACCCCACCGCTATCGGCTGGGATCCACGTGATACCAATGATGAAAAACAACGCCAGCTCGAAGCGTGGGTGACTGTACAACGTGGACATGCGATTGCCAACGGCGTACCTGTACTATCTTGTAATCGTACAGGCCATGAGAATGACCCCAGTGGCCAGAGCAATGGTATTCAATTCTGGGGGAATAGTTTTATTGCCGGCCCACAGGGTGAGTTTGTTACCCATGCAAGTGAAGACAAGGAAGAGATTCTATACGCCGACATCGATATGCAGCGTACTGAGGATGTCAGACGAATCTGGCCTTTCTTACGTGATCGACGTATAGATAATTACTTCGATCTGGTTAGACGATACATCGACTAG